One segment of Sesamum indicum cultivar Zhongzhi No. 13 linkage group LG4, S_indicum_v1.0, whole genome shotgun sequence DNA contains the following:
- the LOC105159686 gene encoding delta(12)-fatty-acid desaturase FAD2, whose protein sequence is MGAGGRMSVPPEGKKSKSDAFQRVPHSKPPFTLGELKKAIPPHCFQRSIPRSFSYVIYDLAIASLFYYVATNYFHLLPPSLSCLAWPLYWICQGCVLTGVWVIAHECGHHAFSDYQWLDDTVGLILHSALLVPYFSWKYSHRRHHSNTGSLERDEVFVPKVKSGIRWFAKYMNNPPGRVLMLIVQFTLGWPLYLLFNVSGRHYDRFACHYDPKSPIYSDRERLQILISDAGVLAVTYGLYRLAIAKGLAWLVCVYGGPLLVVNAFLVLITYLQHTHPALPHYDSSEWDWLRGALATVDRDYGILNTVFHNITDTHVAHHLFSTMPHYHAMEATKAIKPILGNYYQFDGTPIFKAVWREAKECIYVEPDEGDKNKGVFWYNNKL, encoded by the coding sequence ATGGGTGCTGGAGGCAGAATGTCAGTCCCTCCTGAGGGTAAGAAGTCAAAATCTGATGCCTTCCAACGAGTTCCACACTCAAAGCCTCCATTTACGCTTGGTGAACTAAAGAAAGCCATCCCGCCTCATTGTTTCCAGCGATCAATTCCCCGTTCCTTTTCATATGTGATATATGATCTCGCCATTGCCTCTCTTTTTTACTATGTGGCCACCAATTATTTCCACCTCCTTCCACCCTCACTCTCCTGCCTAGCCTGGCCACTTTACTGGATATGCCAAGGCTGTGTGCTAACTGGTGTTTGGGTTATTGCCCATGAATGTGGCCACCATGCCTTCAGTGACTATCAATGGCTTGATGATACTGTTGGCCTAATCCTCCACTCGGCTCTCCTAGTCCCATACTTCTCCTGGAAGTATAGTCACCGTCGCCACCACTCAAATACTGGTTCACTTGAGCGTGACGAAGTGTTTGTGCCCAAAGTCAAATCTGGAATTCGTTGGTTTGCCAAGTACATGAACAACCCACCTGGCAGAGTCCTCATGCTCATTGTCCAGTTCACTCTTGGCTGGCCTTTGTATCTGCTGTTCAACGTCTCTGGAAGACATTATGACCGGTTTGCATGCCACTATGACCCTAAAAGCCCTATTTATTCTGATCGTGAGCGCCTCCAAATCCTCATCTCTGATGCAGGCGTTCTTGCTGTCACCTATGGGCTTTACCGTCTTGCAATAGCTAAAGGACTTGCTTGGTTAGTCTGTGTATATGGTGGCCCTTTGCTCGTGGTTAACGCATTCCTAGTTTTGATCACATATCTGCAGCACACTCACCCAGCGCTGCCTCACTATGATTCATCTGAGTGGGACTGGCTGCGGGGAGCTTTGGCTACAGTTGACAGAGATTACGGTATTCTGAACACTGTGTTCCATAACATAACTGATACTCATGTAGCACACCACCTGTTCTCGACCATGCCTCATTACCATGCGATGGAGGCAACAAAGGCTATCAAACCAATTCTAGGTAACTACTATCAGTTCGACGGGACGCCAATTTTTAAGGCGGTGTGGAGAGAGGCAAAGGAATGTATATACGTGGAGCCAGACGAAGGTGACAAGAATAAAGGCGTCTTCTGGTACAATAACAAGCTTTAG